Below is a genomic region from Treponema sp. OMZ 798.
TTCTATTCCGGCCTTGCCTATAATACTGTTTGATGTATATCCTTTATTATAAAAACGGGTCAATTCGTCCGTGGTAATATCTCCTACATATCCTATTATGTGGGAAAAAGAGCGGGTATCTACATAGTTTCTGACAGGCTTCGAGTGCCATGAAACCCCCGGAAGAGAATCTATACTTTCTGCAACCTGTACAATAGTAGAATAATCGACATTCGATTTTATTTCTATCGATCTAAAATCTCTTCTGACACTTACCGGTAATTTTTTTTCTATTTGCGAAACCGGAATTTTTAATATCGAACTTAGCCTGTTTATTACGGTATCAAATTCCTGACGAGGAACCTCGCCCGGAACAATATCAACCGCAAAGGAGTCAATATTTAAAACCATAGGAGTATTTGCTTCCCTGTCAAAAATCTCGCCTCTTTGAGCAGGTATAACGGTTGTCCTTTTCGAAATATTTTGAGATTTTTTCTTAAATTGATCCCCATGAATAATCTGCATAGAAAACAGTTTATAGGAATAAGCTATCAAAATAAAAAAAACGAAGATTGAAAATAACCTAAGCCGTGAATTTAAACTGTCTTCGGTATTTTTCATATTGTGCTATACTCCTTCGATATAAAGGCTTGAGGAAAGAGATTAAAAAATAAAAATACCAAGGGAGTAAAAAAAACATTTACCGCTGCTTCTATGACAAAGTTTATCGAAAAAACGTCATAGGTATGAATGTTTTGCCCAAAGAGTATCTTTAAAACAAATAAAAGTATAACCTTAAGTATAAAGCCTAGACTGCCTAAAACACAGGGAAAAATTACCTTGTTTAAGTTATAAAGCCCGTAAAATTTTCCTATTAAGTATCCTGTCAGAGTAAAAATAAATGAATGTAACCCTATGGGAGCTGCCGACAAAAAATCGGCTAAAAGACCTGCAATAAACCCGCAAATCAAACCTGTAAGAGATCCGTTGGAAATTGCAATGTAGATAACGGTAAGCAAAACCAAATCAGGCAGCACAGTAAAAAAAGATATATGAGAAAAAATAGCCGTTTGAAGCAAGGTTATAAAAAAAACGCTTAAAGAAGTCCACAAAATAACTTTTTTCAATTTATTAAAACTCCTTTTCTATTTTTGAAGTATCAAGCACAAATACATATTCCAAACAAGAAAAATCTATTATAGGATTTACATATAGCTCAAGCGAGGTTTCATAATCAAGGGCCTTAATTTTAGAAACATAACCTATAGGAATATTTTTTGGGAAAATCGAAGCATCATCAAATCCGGAGGTAATTATTTTATCGCCTATTTTAATATCATCTCCTGCCCTCTTTTTTATATACTTCATAACTAGGGGCGAATCTTCCGAGCCTTGTCCGCTTACCACCCCGCGATGTTTTACCAAGTCAACTTTTGCTGCAACATGACACTGATAATCATAGATAGGTATAACCATGGACGCCCCCCTTCCTACCTGTAAAATTTTTCCTACAAGGGCCATATTTCCGTTTTGGAAGGCTATAACAGGCATGTCTTTTCTGACACCGTGCTTTACCCCCCTGTTAATAATCATCCCGGAATACAGAGCGTTAGGATCATAACCTATTATTTCGGCAGGAATGTTTGCTATTTGGATGGTGTCGGTAAATTTAAGAAGGGTACGCAGCTCATTATTCTCTCTTTTTACATCGGCATTAGAGCGTTCCAAAAGTTCATATTTTTCAAGCTGCTTTGTAAGCTCATTATACTTTGCTTTTAAATCCCATAATTCCCTAACCGAAGAAACACTTTCCCCCACAAAGGAGGAAACATTGTAAACAGCTTTTTCCGTTCCGGCACTTACCGAAAAAGCCAATCTTTTAAAATCCAAAATAAAAGAACCGCCGGAAAAAGCCATAAGAACGGATGAGATTAAAAGGAATAAAATTAAAAGAAAAACTTCAAGATTTAGTTTAAACGAAAGTTTTTTCTTCATAGGGTCTAATTATTTAAGCTGTCATAAAGACTGCGGTCAACAGTCATATCCCTAAACACTTCATAATATCTTCCGGCACCTATTGCAACGCAGTCCATAGGATTTTCAGCCAAGATTACAGGAACACGGGCTTCTTTAGCTATAAGTTTAGGAAGACCCTTCAATAAAGAACCTCCTCCGGTCATTACAATTCCTCTTTCAACAATATCGGCAGTAAGTTCAGGCGGTGTCTGGGCTAGGGTTCTTTTAATCTCTTCAACAATCTGTGTAACAGGTTCTTTTAGAGCTTCCCTGACCTCAACAGAGTCTATTTCCAATCGGCGGGGAAGTCCCGTGATGGCATCGGTACCTTTAATTTCGACTTTTTCGATTGTTTTTTCGGGAGAAGCGTTGCCTATGCTTATCTTTACTCTTTCCGCTGTCTGCTCTCCGATTATAAGATTATCAACCGAGCGGACATGCTTAATTATGGCTTGATCGAACTCATCGCCTCCTACACGGATAGCATTTGTTACAACCATGCCGCAAAGAGAAATAACCGAAACTTCGGTAGTACCTCCTCCGATATCGCAAACCATATTTCCGGCAGGCTCGTGAATAGGAATATTTGCACCGATGGCTGCAACCAAAGATTCCTCCAAAACCTTAACCTCTCCGGCCCCTGCCTTCATGGCACTTTCATAAACAGCATTACTTTCAACATCCGTAATACAACTTGGAATACCTATAACCATTCTGGGTTTAACAAAACGGTGCTTAGGTAAAATTTTAGAAACAAAGTAGCGGATCATCTTTTCGGTAGTGTCCATGTCGGCAATAACCCCATCCTTTAATGGCCTAATAGCCACAATATTTCCCGGAGTTTTCCAAAGCATTCTTTTAGCTTCGGAGCCTACGGCGACCACCCTCTTTGTACCCCTTTCAA
It encodes:
- the mreD gene encoding rod shape-determining protein MreD gives rise to the protein MKKVILWTSLSVFFITLLQTAIFSHISFFTVLPDLVLLTVIYIAISNGSLTGLICGFIAGLLADFLSAAPIGLHSFIFTLTGYLIGKFYGLYNLNKVIFPCVLGSLGFILKVILLFVLKILFGQNIHTYDVFSINFVIEAAVNVFFTPLVFLFFNLFPQAFISKEYSTI
- the mreC gene encoding rod shape-determining protein MreC, which gives rise to MKKKLSFKLNLEVFLLILFLLISSVLMAFSGGSFILDFKRLAFSVSAGTEKAVYNVSSFVGESVSSVRELWDLKAKYNELTKQLEKYELLERSNADVKRENNELRTLLKFTDTIQIANIPAEIIGYDPNALYSGMIINRGVKHGVRKDMPVIAFQNGNMALVGKILQVGRGASMVIPIYDYQCHVAAKVDLVKHRGVVSGQGSEDSPLVMKYIKKRAGDDIKIGDKIITSGFDDASIFPKNIPIGYVSKIKALDYETSLELYVNPIIDFSCLEYVFVLDTSKIEKEF
- a CDS encoding rod shape-determining protein translates to MGFFKRFSTDIGIDLGTCNTIIYVNGKGIVVNEPSVVAVERGTKRVVAVGSEAKRMLWKTPGNIVAIRPLKDGVIADMDTTEKMIRYFVSKILPKHRFVKPRMVIGIPSCITDVESNAVYESAMKAGAGEVKVLEESLVAAIGANIPIHEPAGNMVCDIGGGTTEVSVISLCGMVVTNAIRVGGDEFDQAIIKHVRSVDNLIIGEQTAERVKISIGNASPEKTIEKVEIKGTDAITGLPRRLEIDSVEVREALKEPVTQIVEEIKRTLAQTPPELTADIVERGIVMTGGGSLLKGLPKLIAKEARVPVILAENPMDCVAIGAGRYYEVFRDMTVDRSLYDSLNN